In Mycolicibacterium phocaicum, one DNA window encodes the following:
- a CDS encoding class I SAM-dependent DNA methyltransferase, with protein MPDFVALTRDGYDRAAAHYVARFQSHLDDRPLDRAMIGAFAELVGRGSRVLDVGCGTGVATAALAAAGLDVTGIDLSPNMIAQARQHNPGLPFRVGSMLDLDVAEGSVGGLCAWYSIIHVPDAHLPRVFAEFHRVLAADGVLLLAFQVGDEPRVLTDFDGEAVNLTFIRRRPEVVTDLLSSNGFRLYAELVRQPDDDGAESTPQAYLIARRVA; from the coding sequence ATGCCTGATTTTGTGGCCTTGACGCGCGACGGCTACGACCGTGCGGCGGCACACTACGTCGCCCGCTTCCAAAGCCATCTCGATGACAGGCCGTTGGACCGCGCCATGATCGGTGCCTTCGCTGAACTGGTGGGCCGAGGAAGCAGGGTGCTGGACGTGGGCTGCGGAACCGGGGTGGCCACCGCAGCACTCGCGGCGGCCGGCCTCGACGTCACGGGAATCGATCTGTCGCCCAACATGATCGCGCAGGCGCGGCAGCACAATCCGGGTCTGCCGTTTCGCGTCGGTTCGATGCTCGACCTCGACGTGGCCGAAGGCAGCGTCGGCGGGCTCTGTGCCTGGTACTCGATCATCCACGTACCGGACGCGCACCTGCCGCGGGTCTTCGCCGAGTTCCACCGGGTGCTCGCGGCGGACGGTGTGCTGCTGTTGGCGTTCCAGGTCGGGGACGAGCCGCGGGTGCTGACGGACTTCGATGGCGAGGCCGTGAACTTGACGTTCATCCGTCGTCGGCCGGAGGTGGTCACAGACCTGTTGTCGAGCAATGGTTTTCGCCTCTACGCCGAACTGGTCCGGCAACCTGACGACGACGGAGCCGAATCCACGCCGCAGGCCTACCTCATTGCGCGTCGAGTAGCTTGA
- a CDS encoding DUF4178 domain-containing protein, translating to MSTFLIVVGVLLMIAAVVVVVLAFTRAKKPATTGARQDPLKSGEMPVFGPKQLGPGAIVSYGGVDYVVRGSVTYREGPFIWWEHLLEGGQGEPIWFSVEEDEGRLELAFWTKRPDLALQPIGPLTIDGVQYDEVETGDAQYTSEGTTGLPEHGQMNYVDYAGPGRAALLSFEQWSPNSPWEVSTGKVMSPGELTVYPAPPAGS from the coding sequence GTGAGCACTTTCCTGATCGTCGTCGGCGTCCTGCTCATGATCGCCGCGGTCGTCGTCGTGGTGCTCGCCTTCACCCGGGCCAAGAAGCCCGCAACCACCGGCGCCCGCCAGGACCCGCTGAAGTCCGGTGAGATGCCGGTCTTCGGACCCAAGCAGCTCGGCCCCGGGGCGATCGTCAGCTACGGCGGCGTCGACTACGTGGTGCGCGGCTCGGTGACCTATCGCGAAGGGCCGTTCATCTGGTGGGAACACCTGCTGGAAGGCGGTCAGGGCGAACCGATCTGGTTCAGCGTCGAAGAGGACGAGGGACGGCTGGAACTCGCGTTCTGGACCAAGCGACCCGACCTGGCGCTGCAGCCCATCGGTCCGCTCACCATCGACGGGGTGCAGTACGACGAGGTCGAGACCGGTGACGCCCAGTACACCTCCGAGGGCACGACGGGCCTGCCCGAGCACGGCCAGATGAACTACGTCGACTACGCCGGCCCCGGCCGCGCCGCCCTGCTGAGTTTCGAGCAGTGGTCGCCGAACTCGCCGTGGGAGGTGTCGACCGGCAAGGTCATGTCGCCCGGTGAGCTCACGGTGTATCCCGCTCCCCCCGCCGGCTCGTAG
- the ligA gene encoding NAD-dependent DNA ligase LigA: MSSPDPDVRRQWQELAEEVRGHQFRYYVKDAPIISDGEFDKLLGELQEIEERYPELRTPDSPTQLVGGAGFATEFGEAQHLERMLSLDNAFNTDELTAWAARLSNELGGDLEYLCELKVDGVALALVYRDGKLVRGATRGDGRTGEDVTLNARTITDVPEQLTGTDEFPVPAVLEVRGEVYFRVEDFAALNASLVEEGKAPFANPRNSAAGSLRQKNPAVTARRRLHMICHGLGLTEGFEPASLHDAYRALKAWGLPVSDHTTRVTGIAAVAERVAYWGEHRHDVDHEIDGLVVKLDDRTLQRRLGATSRAPRWAIAYKYPPEEVTTKLLDIRVSVGRTGRVTPFAYMEPVTVAGSTVGLATLHNATEVKRKGVLIGDTVVIRKAGDVIPEVLGPVVDLRDGTEREFVMPATCPECGSTLAPSKEGDADIRCPNTRSCPAQLRERVFHVAGRGAFDIEGLGYEAATALLAAGVITDEGDIFELTADELLRTNLFKTQKGELSANGARLLANLGKAKQQPLWRVLVALSIRHVGPTAARALAAEFGDLQAITEASEERLAAVEGVGPTIAAAVIDWFTVDWHRAIVDKWRAAGVRMADERDASIERNLEGLSIVVTGSLTGFSRDEAKEAILVRGGKAAGSVSKKTAYVVAGDAPGSKYDKAVELGVPILDEDGFRRLLAEGPDAL, encoded by the coding sequence GTGAGCTCACCCGATCCCGACGTGCGCCGGCAATGGCAGGAACTGGCCGAGGAGGTCCGCGGTCACCAGTTCCGCTACTACGTCAAGGACGCACCGATCATCTCCGACGGTGAGTTCGACAAGCTGCTGGGTGAACTGCAGGAGATCGAAGAGCGGTACCCCGAGCTGCGGACGCCGGATTCGCCGACGCAGCTGGTCGGCGGCGCCGGGTTCGCGACCGAGTTCGGCGAGGCGCAGCACCTGGAGCGGATGCTGTCGCTCGACAACGCGTTCAACACCGACGAGCTGACGGCCTGGGCGGCCCGGCTGTCCAACGAGCTGGGCGGCGATCTCGAGTACCTCTGCGAACTCAAGGTCGACGGTGTCGCGCTGGCGCTGGTCTACCGCGACGGCAAGCTGGTCCGCGGCGCCACGCGCGGCGACGGCCGCACCGGTGAGGACGTCACGCTCAACGCCCGCACCATCACCGACGTCCCCGAGCAGCTGACGGGCACCGACGAATTCCCGGTGCCGGCGGTGCTGGAGGTCCGCGGCGAGGTGTACTTCCGCGTCGAGGATTTCGCCGCGCTCAACGCCAGCCTCGTCGAGGAGGGCAAGGCGCCGTTCGCCAATCCGCGCAACAGCGCCGCCGGGTCGTTGCGGCAGAAGAATCCGGCCGTCACCGCGCGTCGCCGGCTGCACATGATCTGCCATGGCCTGGGCCTCACCGAAGGCTTCGAGCCCGCGTCGCTGCACGACGCCTACCGCGCACTCAAGGCCTGGGGCCTGCCGGTGTCCGACCACACCACCCGCGTCACCGGCATCGCGGCGGTTGCCGAACGCGTCGCGTACTGGGGCGAGCACCGCCACGACGTCGATCACGAAATCGACGGTCTGGTGGTCAAATTGGACGACCGCACGCTGCAGCGACGCCTCGGCGCCACCAGCCGCGCGCCGCGGTGGGCCATCGCCTACAAGTATCCGCCCGAGGAAGTCACCACCAAGCTGCTCGACATCCGCGTGAGTGTGGGCCGCACCGGCCGCGTCACGCCGTTCGCGTACATGGAGCCCGTCACCGTGGCGGGGTCGACGGTCGGGCTCGCGACGCTGCACAACGCCACCGAGGTGAAGCGCAAGGGCGTGCTGATCGGCGACACCGTGGTGATCCGCAAGGCCGGCGACGTCATCCCCGAGGTGCTCGGCCCGGTCGTCGATCTGCGGGACGGCACCGAACGCGAATTCGTCATGCCCGCAACATGTCCGGAGTGTGGCAGCACGCTGGCGCCGTCGAAGGAGGGTGACGCCGACATCCGTTGCCCCAACACCCGGTCGTGCCCCGCGCAGCTGCGCGAGCGGGTGTTCCACGTCGCGGGTCGGGGTGCCTTCGATATCGAGGGCCTCGGCTACGAGGCGGCCACCGCGCTGCTGGCCGCCGGCGTCATCACCGATGAGGGCGACATCTTCGAGCTCACGGCCGACGAGCTGTTGCGCACCAACCTGTTCAAGACCCAGAAGGGTGAGCTCTCGGCCAACGGCGCCCGGCTGCTGGCCAACCTCGGCAAGGCCAAGCAGCAGCCGCTGTGGCGCGTGCTGGTGGCGCTGTCCATCCGGCACGTCGGCCCGACGGCGGCCCGGGCGCTGGCCGCGGAATTCGGTGATCTGCAAGCGATCACCGAAGCCTCCGAGGAACGCCTGGCGGCTGTCGAGGGCGTCGGACCGACCATCGCCGCCGCCGTGATCGACTGGTTCACCGTCGACTGGCACCGCGCCATCGTCGACAAATGGCGGGCCGCGGGCGTGCGGATGGCCGACGAACGCGACGCAAGCATCGAGCGGAACCTGGAGGGCCTGTCGATCGTGGTGACGGGCTCGCTGACGGGGTTCTCGCGGGACGAGGCCAAGGAGGCGATCCTGGTCCGCGGCGGCAAGGCGGCCGGGTCGGTGTCGAAGAAGACGGCCTACGTGGTGGCCGGCGACGCGCCAGGATCCAAGTACGACAAGGCCGTTGAACTCGGCGTGCCGATTCTCGACGAAGACGGCTTCCGGCGGTTGCTGGCGGAGGGGCCGGACGCGCTCTGA
- a CDS encoding DUF4247 domain-containing protein, translated as MTRGKMLILAGVLAVASVICLAIGISTARTIESFVKDNYQNVGYNTYRCDGSPSDVADDLAEAHRPEARATDRGNYYLRYNDSIAIVGPGSGQACTVRLESLNSGYNHGSYFFLGPGFSPGSPSHSSGGSSGGPGGVK; from the coding sequence ATGACCCGGGGCAAGATGCTGATTCTCGCCGGGGTGCTCGCGGTCGCGTCGGTGATCTGCCTGGCGATCGGCATCAGCACCGCCCGCACCATCGAGTCATTCGTCAAAGACAACTATCAGAACGTCGGCTACAACACCTACCGGTGCGACGGGTCACCGAGCGACGTGGCCGACGACCTCGCCGAGGCACATCGACCGGAGGCGCGCGCCACCGATCGCGGCAACTACTACCTGCGGTACAACGACTCCATCGCCATCGTGGGCCCGGGCTCCGGACAGGCGTGCACTGTCCGGCTGGAGAGCCTCAACTCGGGTTACAACCACGGCAGCTACTTCTTCCTTGGCCCGGGTTTCAGCCCGGGTTCGCCGTCGCACAGTTCCGGCGGCAGCTCGGGCGGACCGGGCGGCGTCAAGTGA
- the gatC gene encoding Asp-tRNA(Asn)/Glu-tRNA(Gln) amidotransferase subunit GatC — protein sequence MSKISRDDVAHLANLARLALTEGELDSFAGQLDAILAHVGKIQAVDVTGIEATGNPLKEVNITRPDVEAPSLAQDQALAEAPRAEEGRFAVPRILGEAE from the coding sequence GTGTCGAAGATTTCCCGGGACGATGTCGCCCATCTGGCGAATCTGGCCCGGCTCGCCCTGACCGAGGGTGAGCTGGACAGTTTCGCAGGCCAGCTCGATGCCATCCTGGCGCACGTCGGCAAGATTCAGGCCGTCGACGTCACCGGTATCGAGGCGACCGGCAATCCGCTCAAAGAGGTCAACATCACCCGGCCCGACGTCGAGGCGCCCAGCCTGGCGCAGGATCAGGCGCTGGCGGAGGCCCCGCGGGCCGAGGAGGGCCGGTTCGCCGTGCCCCGCATCTTGGGAGAAGCAGAGTGA
- a CDS encoding alkaline phosphatase family protein — protein MTAGRCIGRVGGLAVALGIGTALAGWGDCPAWADTTAGAAGTTTSSQSAGTPSGAPEKKQRKPAKPKPKSNKHADKADKDKAGKDTADKPDKKVQKAAAADKPDKGKVDNGKADKADEAAPRVSLPRVTAAVPAKSVATPTVTAVAAQASAAQPTVKVAAVSTTPIAKLTRALRSLQAPVSPLSSTSVLVALAAVRDELERKTLKPTSAVAPQPVSTLADTTPNVLVIGVDGTNLSRVLADPANAHFFELMQGGTTAPASIVGHTTISNPSWTAILTGVWGEKTGVINNIFNPAVYDTWPTVFNQLETFNPGIQTTAIANWDVISAIAVSGSVGADHVVNISHIAGDSDWSLTDDAVGDATEAAIAAADPNKPNFVFSYFVGVDENGHNYGGASQQYADAVRNVDQNIGEIMQQVNDWEAATGEQWTVIVVTDHGHQASKGLGHGFQSPNETSTFVIANNPNLFTAGGVNLKYQIVDVTPTVVTLFGGTPAPKSDGVSITNLGGSTVTPIDDDAALRAAVLDVIGKYGYPDIGTDLKLGIRTVFASVPYFLNQGFDAVTAQLESIAAQHIFVISPLAQAMTLPVQLVGSLTYAATNAVAQVVARLTGVTGAGLVPIFMPPLPPLVGTEDPAPVAACTVLVACGTSAGIIAA, from the coding sequence ATGACAGCGGGAAGATGCATTGGTCGGGTCGGGGGACTGGCGGTCGCACTCGGGATCGGTACCGCGCTCGCGGGGTGGGGTGACTGCCCGGCGTGGGCCGACACCACCGCAGGTGCCGCCGGGACGACGACGTCATCCCAGTCGGCTGGCACGCCGTCGGGCGCTCCGGAGAAGAAGCAGCGCAAACCGGCCAAGCCGAAGCCGAAATCCAACAAGCACGCGGACAAGGCCGACAAGGACAAGGCTGGCAAGGACACGGCCGACAAGCCCGACAAGAAGGTTCAGAAGGCCGCCGCCGCTGACAAACCCGACAAGGGAAAGGTCGACAACGGCAAGGCAGACAAAGCGGATGAGGCAGCACCCCGGGTGAGCCTGCCGCGCGTCACGGCCGCGGTTCCGGCCAAGTCCGTGGCGACTCCGACGGTCACGGCCGTCGCGGCGCAGGCGAGCGCCGCACAGCCGACCGTCAAGGTGGCCGCGGTGTCCACCACACCGATCGCGAAACTCACCAGGGCCCTGCGTTCGCTTCAGGCGCCGGTATCGCCGCTCAGCTCGACATCGGTGCTGGTGGCCCTGGCTGCGGTGCGCGATGAACTCGAACGCAAGACGCTCAAGCCCACCAGTGCCGTTGCACCGCAGCCGGTTTCGACGCTCGCCGATACCACGCCCAACGTGCTGGTGATCGGCGTCGACGGCACCAACCTGAGCCGGGTGCTGGCGGACCCGGCCAACGCCCACTTCTTCGAACTGATGCAGGGCGGCACCACGGCGCCCGCGAGCATCGTCGGGCACACCACGATCAGCAATCCGTCGTGGACCGCCATCCTGACCGGCGTCTGGGGTGAGAAGACCGGCGTCATCAACAACATCTTCAATCCGGCCGTCTACGACACGTGGCCCACGGTTTTCAACCAGCTCGAGACCTTCAACCCCGGTATCCAGACCACGGCCATCGCGAATTGGGACGTCATCTCGGCCATCGCCGTGTCGGGCTCGGTGGGCGCCGACCACGTCGTCAACATCTCGCACATCGCGGGTGACTCCGACTGGTCACTCACCGACGACGCCGTCGGCGACGCGACCGAGGCCGCGATCGCCGCCGCCGACCCGAACAAGCCGAACTTCGTGTTCAGCTACTTCGTCGGAGTCGACGAGAACGGGCACAACTACGGTGGCGCGTCCCAGCAGTACGCCGACGCGGTGCGCAATGTCGACCAGAACATCGGCGAGATCATGCAGCAGGTCAATGACTGGGAAGCCGCGACCGGGGAGCAGTGGACCGTCATCGTCGTCACCGATCACGGTCACCAGGCCAGTAAGGGCCTCGGTCACGGTTTCCAATCACCCAATGAGACATCGACTTTCGTCATCGCCAACAACCCGAATCTGTTCACGGCCGGTGGGGTCAACCTGAAGTACCAGATCGTCGACGTCACGCCGACGGTGGTGACGTTGTTCGGCGGCACCCCCGCGCCCAAGTCCGACGGTGTCTCGATCACCAACCTGGGCGGCAGCACGGTCACACCGATCGACGACGACGCCGCGCTGCGAGCCGCGGTGCTGGATGTCATCGGCAAGTACGGATACCCCGACATCGGCACCGATCTGAAACTCGGCATCCGGACGGTCTTCGCGTCCGTGCCCTACTTCCTCAATCAAGGGTTCGATGCGGTGACGGCGCAACTGGAGTCGATCGCGGCGCAACACATTTTCGTCATCAGCCCGCTGGCACAGGCGATGACGTTGCCCGTGCAGCTGGTCGGGAGCCTGACCTACGCGGCGACGAACGCCGTCGCGCAGGTCGTCGCCAGGCTGACCGGGGTCACGGGGGCCGGCCTCGTGCCGATCTTCATGCCGCCGCTGCCGCCGCTGGTCGGTACCGAGGATCCCGCGCCAGTGGCTGCCTGCACGGTCCTGGTGGCGTGCGGGACGTCGGCGGGGATCATCGCGGCCTGA
- a CDS encoding ACT domain-containing protein, whose product MSSYLLRVQLEDRPGSLGSLAVALGSVGADILSLDVVERGPGYAVDDLVVELPLGSMPDALITAAEALKGVYVDSIRPHTGLLEAHRELELIDHVAAAKGKAARLQTLADEAPRVLRVGWCVIVAGGKDGVLPHRITGSPGAPETLADSAPWLPLEHAAALDATGDWVPQFWRDIDTTLAAAPLGDPHTAIMLGRPGGPAFRPSEVARLGYLAGIVATIVR is encoded by the coding sequence GTGTCCTCCTATCTGCTGCGGGTTCAGCTCGAAGACCGCCCCGGTAGCCTCGGCTCCCTCGCGGTGGCTCTGGGCTCGGTGGGCGCCGACATCCTGTCGCTCGACGTCGTCGAGCGCGGTCCGGGTTACGCCGTCGACGACCTGGTGGTCGAGCTGCCGCTCGGGTCCATGCCCGATGCCCTGATCACCGCCGCGGAGGCCCTCAAGGGCGTGTACGTGGACAGCATTCGGCCCCACACCGGGCTGCTCGAAGCCCATCGCGAACTGGAACTGATCGACCATGTGGCGGCCGCCAAGGGCAAGGCCGCGCGGCTCCAGACACTTGCCGACGAAGCGCCGCGCGTGCTGCGGGTCGGGTGGTGCGTCATCGTGGCCGGCGGCAAGGACGGTGTGCTGCCCCACCGCATCACCGGCAGCCCGGGTGCGCCCGAGACGCTCGCCGACTCCGCGCCGTGGCTGCCGCTGGAGCACGCCGCTGCCCTGGACGCCACCGGCGACTGGGTACCGCAGTTCTGGCGCGACATCGACACCACCCTGGCCGCCGCACCGTTGGGCGACCCCCACACCGCGATCATGCTGGGCCGCCCCGGCGGGCCGGCCTTCCGCCCGTCGGAGGTCGCGCGGCTCGGATACCTCGCGGGCATCGTCGCGACCATCGTGCGCTGA
- a CDS encoding HNH endonuclease signature motif containing protein, with the protein MGFADPAVIEEAYAAYEAAQARLAALDYTGLDVPTLLALQSRRETLRCAAEAVDHRILAAAQTQATAKEIGAKDWPEVLHVRLRVSREEARRRVRDCDQLGPRSAITGEPLGPVWELVAATLADGAINAEHVQVITWFFGKLPLWAADPITVAQCEADLVADARVKTPEDLRRAAQKLLYELDQDGPEPNDDEPDPQRSFVMGKQRPDGRTDVTAQLDPEGRAYWEVLFDKYAAPGMCNPADPHPCYSGTPTQEQIDADTRTLAQRQYDAFTFVGRMMLATGMSGVHNGFPVAVVANCTVTDLEKRAGMALTHTGTKLPIKDLIRMAAQGSDNYLAVFDEHTGQPLYLGRAARTASTAQRLALFGRDHGCTRPNCTAPASRSQAHHVTNWRDDGLTNVDTMTLACGRDNRLVDTGGWSTTMGPDGRTHWTPPPLLDVGQPRTNEYHHPTLYPPESGDDEGETDRTAG; encoded by the coding sequence ATGGGATTCGCTGATCCGGCCGTCATCGAGGAGGCCTACGCCGCCTACGAGGCGGCGCAGGCCCGGCTCGCAGCCCTGGACTACACCGGTCTGGATGTGCCGACATTGTTGGCGTTGCAGTCCCGACGGGAAACGTTGAGGTGCGCGGCTGAGGCGGTCGATCACCGGATCCTGGCCGCGGCACAGACGCAGGCGACGGCCAAGGAGATCGGGGCGAAGGATTGGCCGGAGGTGTTGCATGTGCGGTTGCGGGTCAGCCGGGAGGAGGCCCGCCGGCGGGTGCGGGACTGCGACCAGCTGGGTCCGCGCTCGGCCATCACCGGGGAGCCGCTCGGGCCGGTGTGGGAGCTGGTCGCCGCCACCCTGGCTGACGGTGCGATCAATGCCGAGCACGTGCAGGTGATCACCTGGTTCTTCGGCAAGCTGCCGTTGTGGGCGGCCGACCCGATCACCGTCGCCCAGTGTGAGGCGGATCTGGTGGCCGATGCGAGGGTCAAAACCCCCGAGGACCTCCGACGCGCCGCGCAGAAACTTTTGTACGAGTTGGATCAGGACGGCCCCGAACCCAACGACGACGAGCCCGACCCGCAACGCTCGTTTGTCATGGGTAAGCAGCGGCCCGACGGCCGCACCGACGTGACCGCCCAACTCGACCCTGAAGGGCGGGCCTACTGGGAGGTGTTGTTCGACAAGTACGCCGCCCCCGGCATGTGCAACCCCGCCGACCCACACCCCTGCTACTCGGGTACCCCGACGCAGGAGCAGATCGATGCGGATACCCGCACCCTGGCGCAGCGCCAGTACGACGCGTTCACGTTCGTGGGCCGGATGATGCTCGCCACCGGGATGTCGGGGGTGCACAACGGGTTCCCCGTCGCGGTGGTCGCCAACTGCACCGTCACCGACCTGGAAAAGCGTGCCGGGATGGCGCTCACGCACACCGGGACCAAACTCCCCATCAAAGACCTGATCCGGATGGCCGCTCAGGGCTCGGATAACTACCTCGCCGTGTTCGATGAGCACACCGGCCAACCCCTCTATCTGGGCCGGGCGGCCAGAACCGCCAGCACCGCGCAGCGGTTGGCGTTGTTCGGGCGGGACCACGGCTGCACCCGCCCGAACTGCACCGCCCCCGCTTCCCGCAGCCAGGCCCATCACGTCACCAACTGGCGCGATGACGGCCTGACCAACGTCGACACCATGACCCTGGCCTGCGGCCGCGACAACCGCCTGGTCGACACCGGCGGCTGGAGCACCACCATGGGCCCCGACGGCAGAACCCACTGGACCCCACCACCACTGCTCGATGTCGGCCAACCTAGGACGAATGAGTATCACCACCCGACGCTCTACCCGCCCGAGAGTGGAGACGACGAGGGTGAAACAGACAGGACCGCAGGGTGA
- a CDS encoding polyamine aminopropyltransferase produces MVTEAPAALPDPSPVVGTRWRALLLAAVAACAACGIVYELALLTLSTSLNGGGVVSTSLIVAGYVAALGVGGLLAKALLARAAISFIAVETALGVVGGLSATVLYVTFAFLGDSDWVLGVATALIGGLVGAEVPLLMTLLQRGRVAGATDAGRVLANLNAADYLGALLGGLAWPFLVLPYLGMIRGAAATGMINLAAAAVVSVFLLRRILSRREFVAALSALVLAFALLATLMASADGIETTSRQRLYADPIVAYQHSAYQEIVVTRRGDDTRLYLDGGLQFSTRDEYRYTESLVYPALGAGARSVLVIGGGDGLAARELLRQKGIDRLVQVELDPAVVAVARTKLRDANAGALDDHRIRLILDDAMTWLRVPHPDVVPPGGFDAVIVDLPDPDNPVLGRLYSTEFYSLAARVLAPQGLLVVQSGSPYSTPTVFWRTVSTIASTGLAVTPYHVEVPTFGDWGFTLARRGPLPPAPVVPKDAPPLRFLNQQVLDAATVFAPDTAPQHLPPSTLEHPLIVDDMRRGYR; encoded by the coding sequence ATGGTCACCGAGGCCCCGGCGGCCCTCCCGGATCCCTCACCGGTAGTCGGAACCCGTTGGCGCGCGCTGCTTCTGGCGGCCGTCGCGGCGTGCGCAGCGTGCGGCATCGTCTATGAGCTTGCACTGCTGACACTCTCGACAAGCCTCAACGGCGGCGGCGTCGTGTCGACGTCGCTGATCGTCGCGGGCTACGTGGCGGCCCTGGGCGTGGGTGGGCTGTTGGCCAAAGCGCTGCTGGCGCGTGCGGCCATCAGTTTCATCGCGGTGGAGACGGCGCTGGGTGTGGTGGGTGGCCTGTCCGCAACGGTGCTCTACGTGACGTTCGCGTTCCTCGGCGACTCGGACTGGGTGCTCGGCGTCGCGACGGCGCTCATCGGCGGGCTGGTCGGCGCGGAAGTGCCACTGTTGATGACGCTGCTGCAGCGTGGCCGGGTCGCCGGGGCCACCGACGCCGGCCGGGTGCTGGCCAACCTCAATGCCGCCGACTATCTGGGCGCCCTGCTGGGCGGCTTGGCGTGGCCGTTCCTGGTGTTGCCGTATCTGGGCATGATCCGCGGCGCGGCGGCCACCGGGATGATCAATTTGGCTGCCGCAGCGGTGGTTTCGGTGTTCCTGCTGCGCCGCATCCTGAGCCGGCGGGAATTCGTCGCCGCGCTGAGCGCCCTGGTGCTGGCGTTCGCTCTACTGGCGACGCTGATGGCGTCCGCAGACGGTATCGAGACGACGTCACGACAGCGGTTGTACGCCGACCCGATCGTGGCCTACCAGCATTCGGCCTATCAGGAGATCGTGGTGACCCGCCGCGGCGACGACACCCGGCTGTATCTCGATGGCGGACTGCAGTTCTCGACGCGCGACGAGTACCGCTACACCGAATCTCTGGTGTACCCGGCGTTGGGCGCGGGTGCGCGGTCGGTGCTGGTGATCGGCGGCGGTGACGGCCTGGCGGCGCGGGAACTGTTGCGCCAGAAGGGCATCGACCGGCTCGTCCAGGTCGAGCTCGATCCGGCGGTGGTGGCGGTGGCACGGACCAAGCTGCGTGACGCCAACGCCGGCGCGCTCGACGATCACCGCATCCGGCTGATCCTCGATGACGCCATGACGTGGCTGCGGGTGCCACATCCGGACGTCGTACCGCCAGGCGGATTCGACGCCGTCATCGTCGACCTGCCCGACCCAGACAACCCGGTGCTCGGCCGGTTGTACTCCACCGAGTTCTACAGCCTCGCCGCCCGGGTCCTGGCACCCCAGGGCCTGCTGGTGGTGCAGTCCGGCAGCCCCTACTCGACGCCGACGGTGTTCTGGCGCACGGTATCGACCATCGCGTCGACGGGGCTGGCGGTGACGCCGTACCACGTCGAGGTGCCGACGTTCGGTGACTGGGGTTTCACGCTGGCCCGCCGGGGTCCCCTGCCACCCGCGCCGGTGGTGCCCAAAGACGCTCCGCCGCTTCGGTTCCTGAATCAGCAGGTGCTCGACGCCGCCACGGTGTTCGCGCCCGACACGGCGCCGCAGCACCTGCCGCCGTCGACGCTGGAGCACCCGTTGATCGTTGATGACATGCGGCGCGGTTACCGGTAG
- a CDS encoding MmcQ/YjbR family DNA-binding protein gives MPHPIMFDDDDPGLAELRAVALGFPEAFEKVSWGRPVFCAPKMFAMYGGNSKTTGEMVAYPHSLLVKVDESDRAALEQDSRFYYPAYMGPSGWLGLDFTAAKVDWHEVRELLDASFRLVAPKRLIKLLDAQ, from the coding sequence GTGCCGCATCCGATCATGTTCGACGATGACGACCCCGGCCTGGCAGAGCTGCGCGCGGTCGCACTGGGCTTCCCCGAGGCCTTCGAGAAGGTGTCGTGGGGCCGGCCGGTGTTCTGCGCGCCCAAGATGTTCGCGATGTACGGCGGCAATTCGAAGACGACGGGCGAGATGGTCGCTTACCCGCATTCTCTACTGGTCAAGGTTGACGAGTCCGACCGCGCAGCACTGGAACAGGATTCGCGGTTCTACTATCCCGCCTACATGGGTCCGTCCGGCTGGCTCGGGCTGGATTTCACCGCGGCGAAGGTCGACTGGCACGAGGTCCGGGAGCTGCTCGATGCGTCGTTCCGGCTGGTCGCGCCGAAGCGATTGATCAAGCTACTCGACGCGCAATGA
- a CDS encoding DUF350 domain-containing protein, translating into MNLAAIDFGTVHTDAIIQNVVGSVLYFLVGALVLAAGFVMVDVLTPGKLRRQVFVERRPNAVTITAAMDVSLAAIIITAIHASSDRLGQGLIDTLIYGLIGVALQGLALVAVELLAPGHFRNDIHAEEFHPAAVAVAVVLLAVGGINAAALT; encoded by the coding sequence ATGAACCTGGCCGCCATCGACTTCGGCACCGTCCACACCGACGCGATCATCCAGAACGTGGTCGGCTCGGTGCTGTACTTCCTGGTGGGGGCGCTGGTGCTGGCCGCCGGCTTCGTCATGGTCGATGTGCTGACCCCGGGCAAGCTGCGCCGTCAGGTCTTCGTCGAGCGTCGGCCCAACGCGGTGACGATCACCGCGGCGATGGACGTCTCGCTGGCCGCCATCATCATCACCGCGATTCACGCCAGCTCCGACCGGCTCGGGCAGGGGCTGATCGACACGCTGATCTACGGGCTGATCGGCGTCGCGCTGCAGGGCCTGGCCCTCGTGGCGGTGGAGTTGTTGGCGCCCGGGCACTTCCGCAACGACATCCACGCCGAGGAGTTCCATCCCGCCGCTGTTGCCGTCGCGGTGGTGCTGCTGGCGGTCGGTGGTATCAACGCCGCCGCGCTCACCTGA